A part of Dehalogenimonas sp. W genomic DNA contains:
- a CDS encoding DNA polymerase III subunit beta yields the protein MGFTLGRKGFLSYLRALGGSNIIKIVPSTSDASESRVSGKCLKVVCGANQAYLTNNEWTGDKTTSGYCELKVNPRYSIIPNLGALEMSEALERVLTFTSSQSSRPVLQGVCLKAANGKLDLISADGYRLAIATLDFNGEGTAVIHRDELRGIAQALKRARRVRLAFETDEAAKRTYLILETELIRYRWSGMSGDYPDPKPLIPTAFKTSVSLEATETLRAIASLKVLTDVKGCPVDLSIGDGKVIMSATDDKGVTELSAETSGEPIRVRFDGGYFTDALKACGGMVELNITEPHLPTLFKADGFQLVVMPMAVGKPQPKPEASKAVAAKAAEAVKPEAPKEAETKAPEPVKAETPKEPEAKPDKEAEAAIAEAKAITEKPKMPKIAKKIAREAVAV from the coding sequence ATGGGCTTCACTTTAGGCCGCAAGGGCTTCCTTAGCTATCTTAGAGCCTTGGGCGGGAGCAACATCATCAAGATTGTCCCGTCAACCAGTGACGCCAGCGAATCGCGGGTCAGTGGTAAGTGCTTAAAGGTAGTCTGCGGCGCAAATCAGGCATACCTTACCAACAACGAATGGACCGGAGACAAGACGACTTCCGGCTACTGCGAGCTTAAGGTCAATCCGAGGTACTCGATTATCCCTAACCTCGGTGCTTTGGAGATGTCCGAGGCACTGGAGCGGGTACTTACTTTCACCTCAAGCCAAAGCTCGCGGCCAGTCCTTCAAGGCGTCTGCCTTAAGGCGGCAAACGGCAAGCTCGACCTTATATCCGCCGACGGCTATCGCCTCGCCATCGCCACACTCGACTTCAACGGCGAAGGGACAGCGGTTATCCATCGGGACGAGCTACGGGGTATCGCCCAGGCGCTTAAACGTGCCAGGCGGGTGCGCCTCGCCTTTGAAACGGACGAGGCAGCCAAGCGAACTTACCTTATCCTCGAAACGGAGCTTATCCGTTACCGATGGTCTGGAATGTCCGGCGACTATCCCGATCCTAAGCCGCTCATCCCAACCGCCTTCAAAACGTCGGTAAGCCTCGAAGCTACGGAAACGCTACGGGCTATCGCCAGTCTCAAAGTGCTGACCGATGTTAAAGGCTGTCCGGTAGACCTGTCCATCGGTGATGGTAAGGTCATTATGTCGGCAACCGACGACAAAGGCGTGACGGAGCTATCCGCCGAAACTTCCGGTGAACCAATACGGGTAAGGTTTGACGGCGGCTATTTTACCGACGCCTTGAAAGCCTGCGGCGGCATGGTGGAACTCAATATCACTGAGCCGCACTTGCCGACGCTCTTCAAGGCCGACGGCTTTCAACTTGTTGTCATGCCGATGGCGGTTGGTAAGCCGCAACCGAAGCCCGAAGCCTCGAAAGCGGTAGCGGCTAAGGCGGCGGAAGCGGTCAAGCCGGAAGCACCGAAAGAGGCGGAGACGAAGGCGCCAGAACCAGTTAAGGCAGAAACGCCGAAAGAACCGGAAGCCAAGCCGGATAAGGAAGCTGAAGCGGCTATAGCAGAGGCCAAAGCAATCACCGAGAAACCCAAGATGCCCAAGATTGCTAAAAAGATCGCCCGCGAAGCTGTCGCGGTTTAA
- a CDS encoding CDGSH iron-sulfur domain-containing protein, with translation MVKSTGQRSKKFKIVITKDGPYVVSGGVPLSERFTCVDNDDQCHGWKEGQKFPIQENYALCRCGRSSTKPFCDGTHAKIHFNGTETTSRSPYLNQAEEITGPDLKLTDAQGFCASARFCHRADGTWTLVENSDDPESRKTAIEEACDCPSGRLVVWDNGGKAIEPEFEPSIGLVKDTQAGKMGPLWVRGGFRSSRLMVTHTRSEIE, from the coding sequence ATGGTGAAATCAACCGGTCAGAGATCCAAGAAATTTAAAATTGTGATCACCAAGGACGGCCCTTATGTGGTATCCGGAGGTGTGCCGCTTTCTGAACGTTTTACTTGCGTCGATAATGACGACCAGTGCCACGGCTGGAAAGAAGGGCAGAAATTTCCGATCCAAGAAAACTACGCACTCTGCAGATGCGGCCGATCTAGTACCAAACCCTTTTGCGACGGTACTCACGCCAAGATACATTTTAACGGTACAGAAACGACATCGCGCAGTCCGTACCTCAATCAAGCCGAGGAAATCACTGGCCCGGATCTGAAACTGACCGACGCGCAAGGTTTTTGTGCCAGCGCCAGATTCTGCCATCGAGCAGACGGGACCTGGACATTAGTAGAAAACTCGGATGACCCAGAATCCCGGAAAACAGCTATCGAAGAAGCGTGTGACTGTCCCTCTGGAAGGCTCGTTGTATGGGACAACGGTGGAAAAGCCATTGAACCTGAATTTGAACCGTCGATAGGTTTGGTGAAGGACACTCAGGCAGGTAAAATGGGCCCCCTTTGGGTTCGAGGGGGATTCCGATCGAGTCGGCTAATGGTCACACATACGAGGTCCGAAATCGAGTAA
- a CDS encoding CDGSH iron-sulfur domain-containing protein: protein MESANGHTYEVRNRVTLCRCGKSSNKPFCDGNHLK, encoded by the coding sequence ATCGAGTCGGCTAATGGTCACACATACGAGGTCCGAAATCGAGTAACTCTTTGCCGATGCGGCAAAAGTTCGAACAAGCCGTTTTGTGATGGCAACCATCTGAAATAG
- a CDS encoding RNA polymerase sigma factor, whose protein sequence is MANLKSEAHTSIADIDSAVKGDTAAFGRLFDMYVDDIYKHVYYRVGSAQDAQDISQQVFINAFKAISRFRNTNTPFLGWLMRIAHNLIVDYYRSKKPQSNLDPELDIRDEAEDPTKISERHAIQSLLQKTILKLPEAQQQVILFHFIEGFDYPLIAKMIGKSEGAVRVLQHRGLSSLRRLLGSKETILWET, encoded by the coding sequence GTGGCAAATCTGAAATCCGAAGCTCATACATCTATCGCAGATATAGACTCCGCTGTTAAAGGGGATACGGCTGCGTTTGGTCGGCTATTTGATATGTATGTCGATGACATTTATAAGCATGTATATTACAGGGTCGGGTCGGCCCAAGACGCTCAGGACATAAGTCAACAGGTTTTCATCAATGCTTTTAAGGCTATCAGTCGATTCCGAAATACCAATACACCGTTCCTCGGCTGGTTGATGAGAATCGCTCATAACTTGATCGTTGACTATTATCGGTCCAAGAAACCCCAATCTAATTTAGACCCGGAATTGGATATCCGAGATGAAGCTGAGGATCCAACAAAAATATCCGAAAGACACGCAATTCAATCATTGCTGCAAAAAACCATTTTAAAGTTACCGGAGGCTCAACAACAAGTGATCTTATTTCACTTTATAGAAGGGTTTGATTATCCACTTATCGCCAAGATGATTGGTAAAAGTGAAGGTGCTGTCAGAGTACTGCAGCACCGGGGATTAAGCTCACTGCGTCGTTTGCTCGGCTCGAAGGAGACTATACTATGGGAAACATAG
- a CDS encoding DUF5667 domain-containing protein has protein sequence MGNIEHILAKCITDIESGSSDIKTCLNRYPHHRQELEHLLKLAGSIHQPEIPIPSNQWKALTKAKIFEEIAREKPVPNFWQRFPPLRSVVMAAVALMLVTSGGTVYAAQSALPGETLYGIKTVWEQVRMGLTFGDESRFDYSLVLAEKRIDEIRNLGVALTDQVSPSSSRYQEHISMATDIMNQDETGVLRERFCLALQTHLSTLDSIIDSTVGHIRVELTTMSEFQFQQQAKGLVAFAEIDPVKATKLNLAAMDYQLLRAQMMAEQGHQEDSLNALNRYGELKRNGQGFGRGSGQETMEIDRLNAAATNAQLQCLSGMYAKASNENISLIEKAMIGAAGDYKQAVQSLNAAGYSGKIPDSPTIPSQIPAVLQQQIQTAASEEPSQGGADNDDQGDQGTGSGGTGGSSGGGNGR, from the coding sequence ATGGGAAACATAGAACATATTCTGGCTAAATGCATTACCGATATTGAGTCCGGCAGTTCTGACATTAAAACTTGCCTGAACCGATATCCACATCACCGGCAGGAGTTGGAACATCTGCTTAAGCTCGCCGGTTCGATTCATCAGCCAGAAATCCCAATACCCTCGAATCAATGGAAGGCACTCACTAAAGCAAAAATATTTGAGGAAATTGCGCGGGAAAAACCCGTGCCTAATTTTTGGCAAAGATTTCCACCGTTACGATCAGTAGTAATGGCCGCCGTTGCTTTGATGCTGGTCACTTCAGGAGGTACTGTATATGCAGCCCAATCTGCTTTGCCGGGTGAAACGCTCTACGGTATAAAAACCGTATGGGAACAAGTCAGAATGGGTTTGACCTTTGGAGATGAGAGTCGATTTGACTATTCTTTGGTTCTGGCTGAAAAAAGGATTGATGAAATCAGGAACCTTGGTGTAGCTTTAACTGATCAGGTATCCCCCTCCTCTTCAAGATACCAAGAACACATCAGCATGGCAACCGATATCATGAATCAGGATGAAACGGGAGTACTGAGGGAGCGTTTCTGCCTAGCCCTGCAAACCCATTTATCAACCCTAGATTCAATCATAGATTCAACCGTCGGCCATATCAGGGTGGAACTCACCACAATGAGCGAGTTCCAATTTCAACAGCAGGCCAAAGGATTGGTCGCTTTTGCCGAAATCGACCCTGTGAAGGCTACCAAGCTCAATTTAGCTGCAATGGATTATCAATTGCTACGGGCGCAAATGATGGCTGAGCAAGGACACCAAGAAGATTCTTTAAATGCCCTCAACCGATATGGAGAACTCAAGCGGAATGGCCAGGGATTTGGTCGGGGGTCGGGACAAGAGACGATGGAGATAGATCGGCTGAACGCCGCCGCGACTAATGCCCAGCTTCAATGTCTAAGTGGTATGTATGCCAAGGCGTCAAATGAAAACATTTCCCTGATTGAGAAGGCGATGATTGGCGCCGCCGGAGATTATAAGCAAGCGGTGCAAAGTCTTAACGCTGCCGGGTATTCAGGAAAAATCCCCGATAGCCCGACCATACCATCCCAGATACCAGCAGTGCTCCAGCAACAGATCCAAACAGCCGCTTCCGAAGAACCATCCCAAGGTGGAGCAGATAATGATGACCAGGGTGATCAAGGGACTGGTTCCGGTGGTACGGGAGGTTCTTCTGGAGGTGGTAATGGTCGATAA
- a CDS encoding DUF2202 domain-containing protein translates to MNKMTRVGLGATTALLLITSVGAIGLAAGNAGYGRYGQEALTQAVVCDCVSSLSDTEAHDVLFMREEEKVARDVYLTMASLWTYRTFNNISQSEQKHMDALQNVIEQYGLIDPVGSNGVGVFTNNELQGLYDALIVQGSVSVIDALKVGAAIEEIDILDLRECLERTDNIDIQRVYQNLIRGSENHLRAFVNALEVRGLVYEPQYLSIAEYNLIIN, encoded by the coding sequence ATGAATAAAATGACAAGAGTTGGTCTTGGTGCAACAACTGCGTTATTGCTAATCACATCCGTTGGAGCTATTGGACTGGCCGCAGGTAATGCCGGATACGGCAGGTATGGACAAGAGGCGCTAACCCAAGCTGTTGTTTGTGATTGCGTTTCTTCATTGTCCGACACTGAGGCACATGATGTGTTGTTTATGAGAGAAGAAGAAAAGGTCGCCCGAGATGTCTACCTGACTATGGCTAGTTTATGGACTTATCGGACCTTCAACAACATAAGCCAAAGCGAACAAAAACACATGGATGCCTTGCAAAACGTGATTGAACAATACGGATTGATTGACCCAGTGGGGAGCAACGGAGTAGGTGTTTTCACCAATAACGAATTACAGGGACTTTATGATGCTCTGATCGTTCAAGGGAGCGTTTCAGTCATCGATGCATTGAAGGTCGGGGCTGCAATCGAAGAAATCGATATTCTCGACCTCAGAGAATGCCTTGAAAGAACTGATAACATAGATATTCAAAGAGTGTACCAGAATCTTATCAGGGGATCCGAGAACCATCTTCGGGCATTCGTCAATGCTTTGGAGGTTCGAGGCCTAGTGTATGAACCACAGTACCTGTCAATAGCTGAATACAACTTAATCATCAATTAA
- a CDS encoding NfeD family protein, producing MKKFNFRLFALVLASLVDEAILFIIVLWLLPLVGIELPVWVIILLAAVFLGIGIAIYFLLSGKPTLGFESQIGMRGITETRIARQGTVRIGNELWSAATTGEAIEKDTPVVVINQKALILIVSRELPS from the coding sequence ATGAAGAAATTCAACTTTCGTCTATTCGCACTGGTTTTGGCCTCATTGGTGGATGAAGCGATATTGTTCATTATTGTATTGTGGCTTCTACCACTAGTCGGCATCGAGTTGCCGGTATGGGTCATTATTCTCCTGGCGGCAGTTTTTCTAGGAATTGGTATAGCAATCTACTTCTTGTTAAGCGGTAAACCAACTCTTGGTTTCGAAAGCCAAATCGGGATGAGGGGAATTACTGAGACACGAATTGCCCGCCAGGGTACAGTAAGAATTGGCAACGAGTTATGGTCAGCGGCAACAACGGGAGAAGCAATCGAAAAAGACACGCCGGTAGTTGTCATAAACCAAAAAGCATTAATTCTAATAGTCAGCCGCGAGTTACCATCATAA
- a CDS encoding DUF6326 family protein — protein MDTKIILSGTWVVVTLIYLYDDVLRICSGDFTKSMANMNFSQSVWLGIAVLMLIPILMVFLTLVLPQSVSRWANIIVAAFFFLFNLVGLPSYPSMYDRFLLAASLGFNVVTVWYAWKWA, from the coding sequence ATGGACACAAAAATCATTCTATCGGGAACCTGGGTTGTCGTCACATTAATCTACCTTTACGACGATGTCTTGCGCATCTGCAGCGGCGACTTTACCAAATCGATGGCCAATATGAATTTCAGCCAGTCGGTGTGGCTGGGGATCGCTGTTTTGATGTTGATTCCTATCCTGATGGTTTTCCTGACCCTGGTGTTGCCCCAGTCTGTGAGTCGATGGGCGAACATCATCGTAGCCGCCTTCTTTTTCCTGTTCAACCTGGTTGGCCTACCCAGTTACCCATCGATGTACGATAGATTCCTGTTAGCGGCCAGCCTGGGGTTCAATGTGGTCACTGTCTGGTATGCGTGGAAATGGGCATAA
- a CDS encoding NAD(P)-dependent alcohol dehydrogenase has translation MKAIVSPKYGSPDALRFLEVAKPVPRDDEVLIKVHAASVNAFDWHALTADVFLVRLMGGGLLKPKNPRPGEDVAGTVEAVGRNVQQFKPGDDVFGDLCECGCGGFAEYVCTRENALVLKPANMTFEQAAAVPMAAVTALHGLRDVGQIQPRQKVLINGASGGVGTFAVQIAKSFGAEVTAVCSTKNLEQARELGADHVIDYTQEDFTRSGQRYDLIFAANGYHPLSAYKRALSPKGTYVVAGGALAQIMQAMLLGRWMSQTGGKKMAALTSRPKQKDLDYIRGLLEDGKVTPVIDRRYPLSDVVEAFRYFGQGHARGKVVITMEPANR, from the coding sequence ATGAAAGCGATTGTAAGCCCCAAATACGGATCACCCGATGCTCTTCGGTTCTTAGAGGTTGCAAAACCTGTGCCCAGAGACGATGAAGTCCTGATAAAAGTTCATGCCGCCTCGGTAAACGCCTTTGACTGGCATGCGCTGACGGCCGACGTTTTCCTGGTGCGCCTGATGGGCGGGGGGCTGCTCAAACCGAAAAACCCGAGACCCGGAGAGGATGTAGCCGGGACGGTCGAAGCGGTTGGCAGAAACGTGCAGCAGTTCAAACCTGGTGATGATGTGTTTGGGGACTTATGCGAGTGCGGATGCGGCGGTTTTGCTGAGTACGTGTGCACCCGAGAAAACGCGCTGGTGTTGAAACCGGCCAATATGACATTCGAGCAAGCAGCAGCGGTGCCTATGGCGGCGGTCACTGCCCTGCACGGTCTTCGGGATGTCGGACAAATTCAGCCAAGGCAGAAGGTCTTGATCAATGGCGCGTCCGGCGGCGTGGGAACCTTTGCGGTGCAGATAGCCAAGTCGTTCGGGGCGGAAGTCACGGCTGTGTGCAGCACGAAGAATTTGGAACAGGCCCGCGAACTCGGCGCAGATCACGTAATTGACTACACCCAGGAAGATTTCACCCGAAGTGGCCAGCGCTATGATCTGATTTTTGCTGCTAACGGATATCATCCGCTTTCAGCTTACAAGCGTGCGTTAAGTCCCAAGGGAACTTACGTCGTGGCCGGAGGTGCCCTGGCTCAGATCATGCAAGCTATGCTCCTGGGACGATGGATGTCGCAGACCGGGGGTAAGAAAATGGCGGCATTAACATCGAGACCAAAACAAAAGGACCTGGATTATATCAGGGGGCTCCTTGAGGACGGTAAAGTCACCCCCGTTATCGATAGACGTTACCCCCTGAGCGACGTTGTGGAAGCGTTTCGCTATTTTGGACAAGGACACGCCAGGGGTAAGGTAGTCATCACGATGGAACCCGCTAACAGATGA
- a CDS encoding DUF4386 domain-containing protein: MNTYKKTAIITGILLIIATAAGLLGNALTGSIVGAPDYLVQIAANKNLIVAGALLAFVAAAGSAGIAISLYPVLRKHGEGLALGSVGFRLIEGVFYLVSVLGLFSLLSLSQEYASAGAQSAPAIQVLGELIVSVRVWAGFVLGVIAFCLGAGMYYYVLYRSRLIPRWLSCWGLAGLLLLFSMTMAIALGERISAPSGMLVLLAVPLALQEMVLAVWLIAKGFNQSAVASLSEKAE; the protein is encoded by the coding sequence ATGAACACCTATAAAAAGACAGCTATCATCACGGGAATTTTATTAATCATTGCGACTGCGGCAGGTCTACTGGGCAATGCCCTTACAGGCTCCATTGTGGGTGCTCCGGATTATCTTGTTCAGATTGCTGCAAACAAGAACCTGATCGTGGCGGGAGCGCTTCTTGCGTTTGTCGCGGCTGCCGGAAGTGCCGGTATCGCGATTTCGCTTTACCCCGTCCTGCGGAAACACGGTGAAGGGCTAGCTCTTGGGTCAGTCGGTTTCAGGCTTATTGAGGGGGTGTTCTACCTTGTCAGCGTACTCGGCTTGTTCTCTCTATTATCGCTAAGTCAGGAATATGCAAGCGCAGGGGCCCAGAGTGCTCCAGCCATTCAAGTCCTGGGCGAGTTGATTGTGTCGGTTCGTGTTTGGGCGGGCTTTGTGCTTGGAGTGATTGCCTTCTGCCTGGGCGCGGGTATGTACTACTACGTGCTCTATCGATCGAGACTCATCCCTCGCTGGCTATCATGCTGGGGTTTGGCCGGGCTCTTGCTGTTGTTCTCGATGACTATGGCGATTGCATTGGGCGAAAGAATTTCAGCACCTTCAGGCATGCTGGTGTTGCTGGCAGTCCCGCTCGCCTTGCAGGAAATGGTTCTGGCAGTATGGCTGATCGCCAAAGGCTTCAATCAATCGGCGGTCGCTTCCTTGTCTGAGAAAGCAGAATGA
- a CDS encoding DUF4386 domain-containing protein, producing the protein MNTYRKTAITVGILFIACSVASILGMSISNPILDGEDYLTTLASNSNQIIAGSLIEFVWAATCAGIAIGLYPILRKYNGALALGAVGFRIVEGIFVLIGTLGLLSLLTLSQEFVSAGTSAASSYQASGNALVALRDWAHGSIVLIAFSLGTLLYSAVLYQSRLIPRWLSGWGVLAAALCLAVTLYSTFNSSFGLTNLNTALNAPIGLQEMVLAVWLIAKGFNPSVIASGPAKQL; encoded by the coding sequence ATGAACACCTACAGAAAGACCGCTATCACAGTAGGCATACTATTCATAGCTTGCTCGGTTGCCAGCATCTTGGGCATGTCTATCTCAAACCCCATTTTGGATGGCGAGGATTATCTCACGACGCTGGCATCAAATAGTAACCAAATCATTGCCGGATCACTCATTGAGTTTGTCTGGGCAGCTACCTGCGCCGGTATTGCTATCGGTCTTTATCCCATCTTGAGGAAATACAACGGAGCTCTGGCGCTGGGAGCGGTTGGCTTCCGGATCGTCGAGGGTATTTTCGTTTTAATCGGGACTCTCGGTCTGTTGTCTCTATTGACATTGAGCCAGGAATTTGTTTCTGCGGGGACCTCGGCGGCATCGTCTTATCAGGCGTCGGGCAACGCACTGGTGGCATTGCGGGATTGGGCGCATGGCAGTATCGTACTCATCGCTTTTTCTCTTGGCACTTTGTTGTATTCCGCCGTTTTGTATCAATCCAGACTCATTCCCCGCTGGTTATCCGGTTGGGGGGTTTTGGCAGCAGCTTTGTGTTTGGCAGTAACCCTCTATAGTACCTTCAATTCAAGTTTTGGTCTCACCAATCTCAATACAGCATTAAATGCCCCTATCGGCTTGCAAGAAATGGTCCTGGCGGTTTGGTTGATTGCTAAAGGATTCAATCCATCGGTAATCGCTTCAGGTCCTGCCAAGCAGCTTTGA
- a CDS encoding NAD(P)H-binding protein: MKVCIIGASGKLGKYMVQQALDRGYEVVGVCRERSAIKLDAFKGRITLIPGATNNREVIKKAVAGCDGVLTVLVPWGTHQYSSGTAQAVLDFAQPGARLIFSCGWHITRDGRDVYPSSLKREEKLARLLGGLTRIIDIDDQVEACRRIFASNTRWTVVRGSDLEEGDSQGLPVWSRHVGDPILKSNLTRRVDFALFMVEALKNDELIHEAPAIVGRQTPSALAYAQ; encoded by the coding sequence ATGAAAGTTTGTATTATCGGGGCATCTGGAAAGCTCGGCAAATACATGGTGCAGCAGGCACTTGATCGGGGCTACGAGGTAGTTGGCGTCTGCCGGGAGCGCAGCGCGATCAAGCTCGATGCATTCAAAGGACGCATCACTTTAATTCCCGGTGCTACGAACAATCGCGAGGTAATCAAAAAAGCTGTCGCTGGCTGCGACGGGGTGCTCACCGTGCTGGTTCCCTGGGGTACTCACCAATACTCATCCGGGACGGCCCAGGCGGTACTTGATTTCGCCCAACCGGGAGCGCGCCTCATCTTCTCTTGCGGCTGGCATATCACCCGTGATGGTCGGGATGTGTACCCGAGTTCCCTGAAAAGAGAGGAAAAGTTGGCCCGCCTGCTCGGGGGGTTGACTCGCATCATAGATATCGATGACCAGGTGGAAGCTTGCCGGCGGATTTTTGCCAGCAATACCCGCTGGACAGTCGTACGCGGGAGCGATCTCGAAGAGGGGGACAGTCAGGGCTTGCCGGTATGGAGCCGGCATGTCGGTGATCCCATTCTGAAGAGCAATTTGACTCGCCGCGTGGATTTCGCCCTGTTCATGGTAGAGGCACTCAAAAACGACGAATTGATTCACGAAGCCCCGGCGATTGTGGGACGCCAGACTCCCTCGGCCCTCGCTTACGCACAGTAG
- a CDS encoding DUF4389 domain-containing protein, with product MNTDNKTAGYAARLEIDYPQKLDRMTTFFRILWIIPIAVILGLISGAGETVTNTVFINQAGEVIRKTQETVGGLVAGLVLATALMILFRRLYPRWWFDFSRELTRFEARVGAYAGLLTDRYPSTVDEQSIHLEIDYPNVETDLNRWYPLIKWLLAIPHYFVLFFLSIAAFLALFMAWFAILVTGRYPRGLFNFNVGVSRWWLRVQAYAFLLVTDKYPPFSLGSV from the coding sequence ATGAATACTGACAATAAAACCGCCGGATATGCCGCGCGCCTCGAGATCGACTATCCTCAAAAACTAGATCGAATGACAACTTTCTTCCGAATACTTTGGATCATTCCCATTGCGGTTATCCTAGGCTTAATCTCGGGGGCTGGTGAGACGGTCACCAACACGGTTTTCATCAATCAAGCCGGTGAGGTTATCAGGAAAACTCAAGAGACGGTTGGTGGGCTGGTGGCTGGCCTTGTTTTAGCCACGGCATTAATGATCCTTTTTCGACGGCTTTATCCACGGTGGTGGTTCGATTTTTCTCGCGAGCTGACCCGATTCGAGGCCAGGGTTGGTGCTTATGCGGGCTTGCTTACAGACCGATACCCGTCCACTGTCGACGAGCAGTCTATCCACCTGGAAATTGATTACCCCAACGTAGAAACTGACCTCAATCGGTGGTATCCCCTGATCAAATGGTTGCTCGCGATCCCGCATTATTTCGTTTTGTTTTTCCTCAGTATTGCCGCCTTCCTTGCTTTGTTCATGGCTTGGTTTGCCATTCTGGTGACTGGTCGATACCCGAGGGGCCTCTTTAACTTCAACGTCGGGGTTAGCCGTTGGTGGCTGCGGGTGCAAGCCTATGCCTTCCTACTGGTGACTGATAAATATCCCCCGTTTAGCTTGGGTTCTGTCTAA